In a genomic window of Bacillota bacterium:
- a CDS encoding AEC family transporter, with protein MDLAIVSESIVALFIMILVGVYARRRNIITDEMNKGLVNILIQIALPFMIITSFLHTYDSTIKANVVSTIYYSIIAYILMAAISYSLLKPVKKDKKTILHFANVFVNTGYVGFPILNSIYGAEGVVYGSIFNMFFVLLLWTYGIALFTGRWNAQEFKKVLLNPSILAVCAGIIIMFFNIRIPSVIEFASKGIGNLTGPLSMMIIGGILSNIQINRYLRDWTIYYGIAVKLIIIPIAIYLVALFTKVSSIAINSVIIMTAMPASTMTSILSETFDKEKEYAAIVVSVTTLLSLFTVIIFIGFVLG; from the coding sequence TTGGATTTGGCCATTGTTAGCGAAAGCATCGTTGCATTATTTATAATGATCTTAGTCGGTGTCTATGCTCGCCGAAGAAACATAATCACCGATGAAATGAACAAGGGGTTAGTCAATATCCTCATTCAAATAGCGCTGCCCTTTATGATAATTACCTCATTCCTACATACATATGACAGTACTATCAAGGCGAATGTAGTGAGTACAATTTATTATTCCATAATAGCATATATCCTGATGGCAGCTATTTCGTATTCTCTACTTAAACCTGTTAAAAAAGATAAAAAAACAATCCTCCATTTTGCCAATGTATTTGTCAATACTGGGTATGTTGGATTTCCAATACTTAATTCAATATATGGAGCAGAGGGTGTTGTGTATGGTTCAATCTTTAATATGTTCTTTGTGTTATTATTATGGACCTATGGAATCGCCCTGTTCACCGGCCGCTGGAATGCCCAGGAATTCAAGAAGGTCCTCTTAAACCCATCAATACTGGCAGTTTGTGCAGGTATTATAATCATGTTCTTTAATATTAGGATACCAAGCGTAATTGAATTTGCATCAAAGGGCATCGGCAACCTAACCGGACCGCTGTCAATGATGATTATCGGTGGCATACTCTCAAACATCCAAATAAACAGGTATTTACGCGACTGGACTATATATTATGGAATCGCTGTTAAGTTGATAATAATCCCGATTGCTATCTATCTTGTAGCGTTATTTACAAAAGTTTCATCTATCGCAATAAACTCGGTAATTATTATGACGGCAATGCCTGCCTCGACCATGACTTCAATACTTTCGGAGACATTTGACAAGGAAAAGGAATATGCAGCAATTGTAGTATCAGTAACAACTCTGTTGTCACTATTTACAGTGATAATATTCATAGGATTTGTGTTGGGATAA